Proteins from a single region of Nodularia sp. LEGE 06071:
- a CDS encoding DUF2157 domain-containing protein → MPSPVDDLLNIQLRLSSSHPQLLEGLDIWLRLGLISDVQVRQLCRRFLVCPVELVPLNIPETPVVRTVSDPVKLLPVEVLASSSRRQTPKKPPEPNFLTSMLQSLGAELSVRWLLFLGLFLVVVSSGVLAASQWERFPASGQYGVLFAYTLSFWGFSFWAGRQDNLRLTAQTLLIVTLLLIPVNFWAMDSFRLWQNPLDWLTVAIACPTLTFITVVLCKNRAVFSNLPTGKLPLINILGLIYLHWGWQLPGFPVIAIYVAMVGTTIITLYHHRYPQQPPTTSENPHEQPNKLGISLFAAVIIYALVVLLIRAIFVHGVNVTQLGLAIGICGWLATWLARQRDSSSPWQYLGSILLFLGWLVTVFNQPGQAIVVSGLALLYVGNRLQRYSFQTDLAAFFAIGLQAVWLGWRLVPIELQSRAIAIGTQLTNSQNEPWALLSVALFPYLIFMVATTERLNRAQKLEVAEFGELLTLVFGAFLTTVATVNPTLRSLNLLFSTITLAVVTKRRSSVPIPLVYLTHIIGLLTVASTINWLLPNLALHIWAGIILAVMVAEWVFSLGDGLWQRSAWYIGFALAIVSFNLLWVNSELSWYNPVENQYYWGILWLITPLTLTGLASRTTEQRRINSSFCSVLAVCMTQLLTLPLPGIRLISLGVATAVMLANTRYLRHQASAGITVGFGLSFIGALLWEGIPGLPELTIAGWFVVGAIAILSLWLARTAFSRRGNELATIYAVASDRWAIALSSVELLGMTLHSTLVYQGIIDPGFLYLTATTITLGAILYRSWHSPTNWAFYSIGWCVELIIAEVLAFGEHSFIKIALANIALGLITQLLGEWWRRQHQLERLPSSLHILPLIYGAFSVVLRLDTFTAWTGLFSLGVALILIGVGRRNASLKPLLYLGIIGVSISAYELLFYQMSQATGGALGDGLIAMSALGTSIMYAYRILTPWIVSYLRLTPLELQRIAHLHWFWSSGLLMAAIPLPIDVNRLVGLATGVFLIRYAIFQGRRSPASPLIFGMITRGEMWVYLGLLEVAAMRIYWRETTIGQWFGGPLVPWNGAIACVIAYFLYILPWESWGWSKRPWQQAAYIVPLVILWETKLLVSPITLLIAAGFYIFLAKLGENIRLTYISAALINWALLRWFDSLLLTNALWYVTPIGLSLLYVAQIDPLLKLPEYKTARHTLRLLGSGVICGWAVLFEQQTPLIPGIFSLIAIFAGLALRTRAFLYLGTATFLITSFYQLVIFSFSYPFLKWIVGLLVGIILISIAANFETRRTQINTILRNISDELQQWQ, encoded by the coding sequence ATGCCATCTCCAGTTGACGACCTCTTAAATATCCAACTCAGGCTATCATCCTCACATCCTCAATTACTAGAAGGATTGGATATATGGTTGCGCTTGGGTTTAATATCCGATGTCCAAGTCAGGCAACTATGCCGACGGTTTCTGGTTTGTCCCGTGGAATTAGTTCCCCTGAATATACCCGAAACTCCCGTAGTTAGAACTGTTTCTGACCCTGTAAAACTTTTACCTGTAGAAGTTTTAGCATCTAGTAGCCGCAGACAAACTCCTAAAAAACCACCAGAACCCAACTTCCTCACCTCAATGTTGCAGTCCTTGGGGGCAGAATTGAGTGTGCGTTGGCTACTATTTTTAGGTTTATTTCTGGTTGTGGTTTCCTCTGGCGTACTGGCTGCTAGTCAGTGGGAGAGGTTTCCGGCTTCGGGACAGTATGGCGTTTTATTCGCTTATACCTTAAGTTTCTGGGGATTTAGCTTTTGGGCGGGGAGGCAAGATAATCTCAGGTTAACAGCTCAGACGTTGCTGATTGTCACCCTGTTATTAATCCCGGTGAACTTTTGGGCAATGGATAGCTTTCGGTTGTGGCAGAATCCTTTGGACTGGTTGACAGTTGCGATCGCCTGCCCTACTCTGACATTTATTACAGTTGTACTCTGCAAAAATCGCGCTGTTTTTAGCAACTTACCCACCGGAAAATTACCGTTAATCAATATTCTGGGGTTAATTTATTTGCATTGGGGTTGGCAACTACCCGGCTTTCCCGTAATTGCCATTTACGTGGCTATGGTAGGTACAACTATCATTACTCTTTATCATCATCGCTACCCACAGCAGCCCCCCACAACTTCAGAAAATCCCCATGAACAGCCGAATAAATTAGGTATAAGCTTATTTGCTGCTGTAATTATTTATGCCTTAGTAGTTTTATTAATCCGAGCCATATTTGTACATGGGGTAAATGTCACTCAGTTAGGGTTAGCCATTGGGATTTGCGGCTGGTTGGCAACTTGGTTAGCACGACAAAGAGATTCTTCATCCCCCTGGCAATACTTGGGAAGCATTTTACTATTCCTCGGTTGGCTAGTAACGGTATTCAATCAACCAGGACAAGCAATAGTCGTGAGTGGGTTGGCTTTGTTGTATGTAGGTAATCGCTTACAAAGATATAGTTTTCAGACTGACTTGGCGGCATTTTTTGCCATTGGTTTACAAGCCGTTTGGCTGGGTTGGCGGTTAGTCCCGATTGAGTTACAGTCAAGAGCGATCGCCATTGGAACTCAACTCACCAATTCTCAAAATGAACCTTGGGCATTATTGAGTGTCGCTTTATTCCCTTATTTAATCTTCATGGTGGCAACCACTGAAAGGCTAAATCGCGCCCAAAAGCTAGAAGTAGCTGAATTTGGTGAACTGCTAACTCTCGTATTTGGTGCTTTTTTAACCACAGTTGCCACTGTAAATCCGACATTGCGATCGCTGAATTTACTCTTTTCTACCATCACTCTCGCCGTCGTCACCAAACGCCGTTCCTCTGTCCCCATTCCTTTGGTATATCTGACTCATATCATCGGGCTGCTGACAGTTGCTTCGACGATTAATTGGCTATTACCAAATCTAGCTTTACACATCTGGGCAGGCATTATACTAGCTGTGATGGTGGCGGAATGGGTATTTAGTCTGGGGGATGGATTATGGCAACGTAGCGCCTGGTATATCGGTTTCGCACTAGCGATAGTGAGTTTTAATCTCCTGTGGGTAAATAGCGAACTGTCTTGGTATAACCCAGTTGAAAATCAATATTACTGGGGTATCTTATGGCTAATTACGCCTTTAACTCTCACAGGTTTGGCTAGTCGCACCACTGAACAACGCCGCATCAATAGCAGTTTTTGTAGTGTTCTCGCTGTGTGCATGACTCAGCTATTAACTTTACCACTGCCTGGAATCAGATTAATTAGTCTGGGTGTAGCTACGGCTGTGATGTTGGCAAATACCCGCTATTTAAGACATCAAGCAAGTGCGGGAATTACAGTCGGTTTTGGTCTGAGTTTTATCGGGGCGTTGCTGTGGGAGGGTATACCGGGATTACCTGAACTTACCATCGCCGGTTGGTTTGTTGTCGGTGCGATCGCCATTCTCAGTTTATGGTTAGCAAGAACAGCTTTCAGCCGACGCGGTAACGAGTTAGCAACTATATATGCAGTCGCCAGTGATCGATGGGCGATCGCATTATCTAGCGTTGAACTCTTAGGAATGACGCTGCACTCAACCTTAGTTTATCAGGGGATAATCGACCCAGGATTCTTATACTTAACAGCCACTACAATCACATTAGGCGCTATTCTCTATCGCAGTTGGCACTCACCCACAAATTGGGCATTTTATAGCATCGGTTGGTGTGTGGAATTGATCATTGCTGAGGTACTGGCCTTTGGAGAACATTCATTTATTAAAATTGCATTAGCTAACATCGCCTTGGGTTTAATCACCCAACTACTAGGAGAGTGGTGGCGACGACAACACCAATTAGAAAGGCTTCCCAGTAGCCTGCACATTTTGCCCTTAATCTATGGTGCATTTAGTGTAGTGCTGCGTTTAGATACCTTTACCGCTTGGACTGGTTTATTTTCTTTGGGTGTAGCTTTAATTCTCATTGGCGTAGGGCGACGTAATGCATCTTTGAAACCTCTGTTGTATTTAGGAATCATTGGCGTATCAATTTCTGCCTATGAACTGCTGTTTTATCAAATGTCCCAAGCCACAGGAGGCGCATTAGGCGATGGCTTAATTGCCATGTCAGCCCTTGGCACGAGCATCATGTATGCTTATCGCATCCTCACCCCTTGGATTGTCAGCTACTTACGTCTAACTCCCCTAGAACTGCAAAGAATCGCCCATCTGCACTGGTTTTGGAGTAGCGGCTTATTAATGGCGGCGATTCCCCTTCCCATTGACGTTAACCGTCTGGTGGGATTAGCCACAGGGGTATTTTTAATTAGATATGCCATATTTCAAGGAAGGCGATCGCCTGCTTCCCCCCTGATCTTTGGCATGATCACCAGAGGAGAAATGTGGGTTTACCTCGGACTTTTAGAGGTAGCTGCAATGCGAATTTATTGGCGGGAAACAACCATAGGACAGTGGTTTGGTGGTCCCTTAGTGCCTTGGAATGGTGCGATCGCTTGCGTAATTGCCTATTTTCTCTACATCTTACCTTGGGAAAGCTGGGGTTGGTCTAAAAGACCTTGGCAACAAGCCGCATACATCGTACCCCTAGTAATTTTATGGGAAACCAAACTGCTAGTTTCCCCCATCACCTTGCTAATAGCCGCTGGGTTTTATATCTTCCTCGCCAAACTGGGTGAAAACATTCGTTTGACATACATCAGTGCAGCCTTAATTAATTGGGCTTTGCTGCGCTGGTTTGATAGCTTACTCTTAACGAATGCTTTGTGGTATGTGACACCAATCGGATTGTCACTGCTGTATGTTGCTCAAATAGATCCTTTGTTGAAACTACCAGAGTATAAAACAGCTCGTCACACTTTACGACTGCTAGGCAGTGGCGTGATTTGTGGATGGGCAGTTTTATTTGAGCAACAAACACCCTTAATTCCCGGAATCTTCAGCCTGATTGCCATTTTTGCCGGATTAGCTTTACGAACCAGAGCTTTTCTCTATCTAGGGACAGCAACTTTCTTGATTACCAGTTTTTACCAACTAGTGATTTTCAGCTTCAGCTATCCCTTTTTGAAATGGATTGTCGGCTTACTCGTTGGTATTATCCTCATTTCCATAGCCGCCAACTTTGAAACTCGCCGGACTCAAATCAATACCATACTTCGCAACATCAGTGATGAACTTCAGCAATGGCAATAA
- a CDS encoding TIGR02588 family protein, translating to MMKTEPKPEISLAEWITFGIALSILSVVISLVGYMWLNEKDQPPILSVQKKQMIREVDGKFYVPFEIVNTGGETATSVQIIAELEIANKVVETGEQQIDFLSDGEKEEGAFIFSQNPLQGQLTVRVASYQLP from the coding sequence ATGATGAAAACAGAACCAAAACCCGAAATTTCTCTAGCTGAGTGGATAACATTCGGGATTGCTTTATCTATTCTCTCAGTCGTTATTAGCTTAGTCGGGTATATGTGGCTGAATGAAAAAGATCAACCTCCCATTTTGTCGGTGCAGAAAAAACAAATGATTCGAGAAGTTGATGGAAAGTTTTATGTTCCCTTTGAAATAGTTAATACTGGTGGTGAAACTGCTACATCAGTGCAAATTATTGCTGAGTTGGAAATTGCTAATAAAGTTGTGGAAACAGGAGAGCAACAAATTGATTTTTTGTCTGATGGTGAAAAGGAAGAAGGAGCATTTATATTTAGCCAAAATCCGCTTCAGGGGCAATTAACTGTGCGGGTTGCTAGCTATCAGTTACCATAA
- a CDS encoding TIGR02587 family membrane protein, producing MAKKHDKHTWRQEINDIVRGTCGGFLFGIPLIYTMEIWWIGSLAKPRLLVMAIAFMFIVVFFLNYTEGFRKRKNNWRVDQALIDTVEAMAIGFICSAFMLWLLQEITPQTSLKESLGKVVFTSVSFTLGVALANQLFPEDNQNNSISTNDKGNGISKDPQNDLQATFADLGATLIGAIVIAFNIAPTDEVPMLASAISPPWLLALMAASLVISYAIVFQAGFSDQQKRRQQKGIFQSPLSETTMSYLVSLLASGVMLFFFQKVTFADPWMMWLEHILILGLPATIGGAAGRLAI from the coding sequence GTGGCTAAAAAACATGATAAACATACTTGGAGACAAGAAATAAATGATATTGTGCGTGGTACTTGTGGAGGTTTTTTATTTGGTATTCCACTAATATATACGATGGAAATATGGTGGATTGGATCGCTAGCAAAACCAAGATTGCTTGTCATGGCGATCGCCTTCATGTTTATTGTAGTTTTTTTCCTGAATTATACAGAGGGTTTTCGTAAACGCAAAAATAACTGGCGAGTTGATCAAGCATTGATAGATACTGTAGAGGCAATGGCAATTGGATTTATTTGTTCGGCATTTATGTTGTGGTTATTGCAAGAAATTACGCCACAAACCTCTTTGAAAGAATCCCTGGGTAAAGTTGTATTTACTAGTGTGTCATTTACGCTAGGTGTGGCATTAGCCAACCAGTTGTTCCCAGAAGATAATCAAAATAATTCCATATCGACCAATGATAAAGGTAACGGGATCAGCAAAGATCCGCAAAATGATTTGCAAGCCACATTTGCTGATTTAGGTGCAACTCTCATTGGTGCAATTGTGATTGCTTTTAATATTGCACCAACCGATGAAGTTCCGATGTTAGCATCTGCTATTTCACCTCCTTGGTTATTGGCGTTAATGGCTGCATCTTTAGTTATTTCCTACGCTATTGTCTTTCAAGCTGGTTTTTCAGACCAACAAAAACGCAGACAGCAAAAGGGAATTTTTCAGAGTCCATTAAGCGAAACTACCATGTCTTATTTAGTATCTTTGTTAGCAAGTGGAGTTATGCTATTTTTTTTCCAAAAGGTAACTTTTGCAGACCCATGGATGATGTGGTTAGAACATATTTTAATATTGGGATTACCTGCAACTATTGGCGGCGCAGCGGGTAGGTTAGCAATATGA
- a CDS encoding pentapeptide repeat-containing protein translates to MNPDELVSRYAAGERNFSQIDVRYAHLTTANSNSNVSRSVYSKRPNFSSLDLSNANLEGIILVLVNLDKADLSNSNLSNADLRGSAFGETNLSGANLSGANLSTAYLYSANLTDANLTNADLQSASLKQANLTNANLQNAKLQGVILEGAILKGANFNGTTLENVDLRCVNLQGCNLRGFNLHFAKLNVSNLRGADLRGANLSGADLTVVNLRESDLSGANLKDTRCDGANMSKANLSNANLSGANLNQVNFSQANLSGANLSRANLNGARYSCDRKGANLTLANLSTANLTEANLTQANLTLANLKGANLSQANLTFTNLAGADLTRANLTQTEVSSANLRGTKLDEETAPEKWRLVWQIVNHGAVGRDLSGADLSGTDLSGANFSGANLKGANLSSANLSRANLSQADLSNANLLNSNLYEVDFTDTILADVDLSNT, encoded by the coding sequence ATGAATCCCGATGAATTAGTATCACGATACGCAGCAGGTGAAAGAAATTTTTCTCAAATAGATGTGAGATATGCTCATTTAACTACAGCAAATAGTAATTCTAATGTTAGTAGGAGCGTTTATTCAAAAAGACCGAATTTTAGTAGTCTAGATTTAAGCAATGCCAATCTAGAAGGTATCATCCTAGTTTTGGTTAACTTGGATAAAGCTGACTTGAGTAATTCTAATTTAAGTAATGCAGACCTCAGAGGATCAGCTTTTGGAGAAACAAATCTCAGTGGTGCAAACCTGAGTGGCGCAAATCTAAGTACCGCTTACTTATACAGTGCTAATCTCACTGATGCAAATTTGACCAATGCGGATTTGCAATCTGCTAGTTTGAAACAAGCAAATTTAACAAATGCTAACTTGCAGAATGCAAAACTACAGGGTGTCATTTTAGAAGGCGCGATTCTAAAAGGCGCAAATTTTAACGGTACAACTCTAGAAAATGTGGATTTACGATGTGTTAACCTGCAAGGTTGTAACTTACGAGGATTTAACTTACACTTTGCCAAGCTAAATGTATCGAATCTTAGAGGGGCTGATCTCAGAGGTGCAAATTTAAGTGGTGCTGACTTGACAGTTGTTAATCTGAGAGAATCTGATTTAAGCGGAGCAAATCTCAAAGATACTCGGTGCGATGGCGCTAACATGAGCAAAGCGAATTTGAGCAACGCGAACTTAAGCGGTGCAAATCTTAATCAAGTTAATTTCAGCCAAGCTAATCTAAGTGGAGCGAACTTGAGCCGAGCGAACCTGAACGGTGCCAGATACAGTTGCGATCGCAAAGGTGCTAATCTGACGCTAGCGAATTTAAGCACTGCCAATCTTACAGAAGCTAATTTAACACAAGCAAATCTGACGCTTGCAAACTTAAAGGGCGCGAATTTGAGCCAAGCAAACCTCACCTTTACTAATTTAGCTGGGGCTGACCTAACGAGAGCAAATCTCACTCAAACTGAGGTCAGTAGTGCAAATTTACGAGGAACCAAACTAGATGAGGAAACCGCACCAGAGAAATGGCGTTTAGTTTGGCAAATTGTCAATCATGGTGCAGTTGGTCGAGATTTGAGCGGAGCAGATTTAAGCGGAACTGATTTGAGCGGTGCGAATTTCAGTGGAGCTAACTTAAAAGGAGCTAATTTGAGTAGTGCAAATCTCAGTCGGGCAAATCTTAGCCAAGCTGATTTAAGTAACGCTAACTTGCTCAACTCCAATTTATATGAAGTAGATTTTACAGATACCATTTTAGCAGATGTGGATTTATCTAACACCTAA
- a CDS encoding pentapeptide repeat-containing protein produces the protein MMSSSELLKRYVNGERDFSGSDLRGIKLYGSQGKKIDLSGANFSGANLEGAILSHVNLDHANFSHTNLKEVRMNGKINNTDFSGADLTNAHIGASRINGTKFRGANLTNVDFGANGLGNTNIDFANADCTNTKLTCDLIEANFQGSNLRNAIFRHQNLYWYRANLSRANLSQLDLSGQNFSTLEMKGVNLNGSNLTNTNLKSTNLEGANLRNTNLENADLTYANLRNTQIEGAINLYPKIYLIWQIINQGAENINLANVDLSSANLQNVNFSGLNLRGINFQRANLTKANFSHADLSSANLKNAYLSSANLESANLSQVDLTGANLKGANLNQANLNQANLIGANLKQARLQNANLHNANLTDANLEGADFTEVDLTSADLTGTKLFGTNLTNARNTSGSAAIFSNSPNNPNLELLEQIRQASQGLYYGSEADYPYEVFLWEVANRGEFTLEGLLKAFGYLREISSDDFRNGNFDDLLPENKQVIQSFRTLLLQLKSFLTNLQVYRLAVSAPDFYIVIGNTPSGDWLGISTKVSSYLEQQHYSSQIFRFRDSAVAKLENQELIVTLENEIAEVRFASEYLKSFVWEIAERKSALIHNLLDTVGIVTTNEVKNPFGSETQAELVRSNLTNLRLYRLSAGEIEMYIIGQTENGDWIGLHTKAVET, from the coding sequence ATGATGAGCAGTTCTGAACTACTCAAGCGTTATGTAAATGGAGAAAGAGATTTTTCTGGTTCTGATTTACGAGGCATCAAACTCTATGGTTCACAAGGTAAAAAGATTGATTTGAGTGGTGCTAATTTCAGTGGAGCTAACTTAGAAGGTGCTATTTTGAGCCATGTCAATCTTGATCATGCTAATTTCAGTCATACCAATCTTAAAGAAGTCCGAATGAATGGCAAAATTAATAATACTGATTTTAGTGGAGCCGACCTGACGAATGCTCATATAGGTGCTTCTCGAATTAATGGGACTAAATTTAGAGGAGCTAATTTAACGAATGTTGATTTTGGTGCTAATGGATTAGGTAACACCAATATTGACTTTGCAAATGCTGATTGCACAAATACAAAGTTAACGTGTGATTTAATTGAAGCAAACTTTCAAGGCTCAAACTTAAGAAATGCTATTTTTCGTCACCAAAACCTCTATTGGTATCGAGCTAATCTTAGTCGTGCTAATCTTAGCCAATTAGACCTAAGTGGGCAAAATTTTTCTACTCTAGAGATGAAAGGTGTCAATCTCAATGGTTCTAATTTAACCAATACAAATCTTAAAAGCACTAATCTTGAAGGAGCAAACCTACGTAACACAAACCTTGAAAATGCAGATTTAACTTATGCTAATTTGCGAAATACTCAAATTGAAGGAGCCATTAACCTATATCCAAAAATATATCTCATCTGGCAAATTATTAATCAAGGAGCCGAAAACATAAATCTGGCTAATGTTGACCTTAGCAGTGCCAATCTTCAAAATGTCAATTTCAGCGGACTTAATTTAAGAGGGATAAATTTCCAGAGAGCTAACTTAACTAAAGCAAATTTTAGCCATGCCGATCTTAGTAGTGCAAATCTTAAAAATGCTTACTTAAGTAGCGCCAATTTAGAAAGTGCAAATCTTAGCCAAGTTGATTTGACTGGTGCTAATTTGAAGGGTGCTAATCTTAATCAAGCTAACTTAAATCAAGCTAATTTAATTGGTGCAAATTTAAAACAAGCAAGACTGCAAAATGCTAATTTACACAATGCTAATTTGACAGATGCCAATTTAGAAGGTGCTGATTTTACGGAGGTAGATTTGACTAGTGCTGATTTAACTGGTACTAAACTGTTCGGCACTAATTTGACAAATGCCCGCAATACATCTGGTTCAGCTGCTATTTTTTCTAATTCGCCAAATAACCCAAATTTGGAACTACTTGAGCAAATTCGACAAGCTTCTCAAGGACTGTATTACGGTAGTGAAGCAGATTACCCCTATGAAGTTTTTTTGTGGGAAGTTGCAAATCGAGGAGAGTTTACCTTAGAAGGATTACTAAAAGCTTTTGGATACTTGAGAGAAATTTCTAGTGATGATTTTCGTAATGGAAATTTTGATGATTTATTGCCAGAAAATAAACAGGTAATTCAGTCTTTCCGAACATTATTATTGCAGTTAAAGTCATTTTTAACTAATTTACAAGTTTATCGATTAGCGGTTTCCGCGCCAGACTTTTATATTGTTATCGGTAATACGCCTTCAGGAGATTGGCTAGGTATCTCAACTAAAGTCTCGTCTTACTTGGAACAACAGCATTATTCTTCTCAAATTTTTCGGTTCAGAGATTCAGCAGTCGCCAAGCTAGAAAATCAAGAACTGATTGTGACTTTGGAAAATGAAATTGCAGAAGTACGTTTTGCTTCTGAATACTTAAAAAGCTTTGTTTGGGAAATAGCGGAGCGAAAAAGCGCACTCATCCATAATTTGCTAGATACTGTTGGGATTGTTACCACAAATGAGGTCAAAAATCCTTTTGGTAGCGAGACTCAGGCTGAGTTAGTCCGTTCAAACCTAACCAATTTAAGACTTTATCGATTAAGTGCCGGAGAAATTGAAATGTATATTATTGGTCAAACTGAAAATGGTGACTGGATTGGTCTTCACACTAAAGCAGTTGAAACTTGA
- a CDS encoding NAD-dependent epimerase/dehydratase family protein yields MAKIIVTGAAGFIGSHLVEALLQQGNEVIGIDQFNDYYDPRLKHKTIAHLNDSPQFTLIEEDIQFLDWPGLLKNVEVVYHQAAQAGVRASWGEGFRNYTERNISATQVLLEAAKDAENLKRLVFASTSSVYGDAETLPTHEKIPPQPVSPYGITKLAAERLCGLYHKNFGVPIVALRYFTVYGPRQRPDMAFHKFFKAILQDEAIPIYGDGQQTRDFTFVSDVVAANLAAATVPQAVGEIFNIGGGSRVVLAEVLDTMAEIVGKPIKKNYIEKAMGDARHTAADVSKAQEILGYQPQVSLKEGLTQEWQWVQALYA; encoded by the coding sequence ATGGCTAAAATTATTGTTACTGGCGCAGCAGGCTTTATTGGTTCTCACCTTGTGGAAGCATTACTGCAACAAGGAAATGAAGTAATCGGGATTGATCAATTTAATGATTACTACGACCCTAGATTAAAGCACAAAACTATTGCACATTTAAACGATTCACCTCAGTTTACTTTAATTGAAGAAGATATTCAGTTTTTAGATTGGCCGGGGCTGCTGAAAAATGTTGAGGTTGTTTACCATCAGGCGGCACAAGCTGGGGTAAGAGCCAGTTGGGGTGAAGGTTTCCGAAATTATACTGAACGGAATATTAGTGCCACACAAGTTTTGTTAGAAGCTGCTAAGGATGCTGAAAACCTGAAAAGATTAGTATTTGCCTCTACATCTAGTGTCTATGGCGATGCCGAAACATTACCCACCCATGAAAAAATTCCGCCGCAACCGGTTTCTCCCTATGGAATTACCAAACTAGCCGCTGAACGTTTGTGCGGACTATATCACAAAAACTTTGGTGTCCCGATTGTGGCATTACGTTATTTTACAGTTTATGGGCCTAGACAGCGCCCAGATATGGCTTTTCATAAGTTTTTCAAAGCTATTTTGCAGGATGAGGCAATTCCTATTTACGGAGATGGACAGCAAACGCGAGATTTTACCTTTGTCAGTGATGTCGTAGCTGCCAATTTAGCTGCCGCTACTGTACCCCAAGCGGTGGGTGAAATCTTCAATATTGGCGGTGGTAGCAGGGTAGTTTTGGCAGAAGTTTTGGACACTATGGCAGAAATAGTTGGTAAACCCATTAAAAAAAATTACATCGAAAAAGCGATGGGAGACGCGCGTCATACGGCTGCTGATGTCTCGAAAGCCCAGGAAATCTTAGGATATCAGCCCCAAGTTTCCTTAAAAGAGGGTTTAACTCAGGAATGGCAATGGGTTCAGGCTTTGTATGCTTAA
- the purD gene encoding phosphoribosylamine--glycine ligase → MKVLVVGNGGREHALAWKLLQSPQIQQVVCVPGNGGTASLERCQNLPLAVDDFEGMSRYALENGISLVVVGPEVPLAMGITDYLQSQGLMVFGPVRAGAQIEASKAWAKALMQEAGIPTAKAAVFTEATAAKSYVKAQGIPIVVKADGLAAGKGVIVAGTLEQAEDAIDAIFQGQFGNAGNFVVVEECLIGQEVSVLALTDGLTIRPLLPAQDHKRIGEGDTGDNTGGMGAYAPAPIATPELMKRIQTEVLERAIACLRSRGIDYRGVLYAGLMIAPDGDLKVLEFNCRFGDPETQVILPLLDTPLEELILACVQQRLGEMPPIAWKQGAAATVVAASGGYPGEYAKGQVITGIKEAESAGVTVFHAGTKLNQQQQIVTDGGRVLNVTGIGKDFQEAIAQAYTGIKSLEFEGIYYRKDIGHRVLN, encoded by the coding sequence GTGAAAGTTTTAGTAGTCGGTAATGGGGGGCGCGAACACGCTCTAGCCTGGAAACTGTTGCAATCTCCGCAAATTCAGCAAGTTGTCTGTGTACCAGGAAATGGGGGTACAGCTAGTCTGGAACGTTGCCAGAACTTGCCTTTGGCTGTAGATGATTTTGAGGGTATGAGCAGATACGCTCTGGAAAATGGGATTTCTTTGGTGGTAGTCGGGCCAGAAGTACCCCTGGCAATGGGTATCACAGATTACCTCCAAAGTCAAGGACTGATGGTATTTGGGCCTGTGAGAGCTGGAGCGCAAATTGAAGCGAGTAAGGCTTGGGCAAAAGCTTTAATGCAAGAAGCGGGGATTCCGACAGCTAAAGCTGCGGTATTTACTGAAGCAACAGCAGCTAAATCCTATGTGAAAGCACAGGGAATCCCCATAGTGGTGAAAGCTGACGGTTTGGCAGCAGGTAAGGGTGTGATAGTTGCTGGAACTTTAGAACAGGCTGAAGATGCCATTGATGCCATTTTTCAGGGACAGTTTGGCAATGCGGGCAACTTTGTAGTTGTGGAAGAATGTTTGATTGGGCAAGAGGTATCAGTTTTAGCCTTAACCGATGGGTTAACCATTCGCCCGTTGCTACCGGCGCAAGATCATAAGCGGATTGGAGAAGGTGATACAGGCGATAATACTGGTGGGATGGGAGCTTACGCCCCCGCACCGATTGCCACACCAGAGTTAATGAAACGGATTCAAACAGAAGTTCTGGAAAGAGCGATCGCCTGTTTAAGATCCAGAGGCATTGACTACCGAGGCGTACTGTATGCTGGATTGATGATTGCCCCCGATGGCGACTTGAAGGTTTTAGAATTTAACTGTCGTTTCGGTGATCCTGAAACTCAAGTGATTTTGCCACTGTTAGACACACCCCTAGAAGAATTGATTTTAGCCTGTGTACAGCAACGTTTAGGCGAAATGCCCCCCATAGCTTGGAAACAGGGCGCTGCTGCCACTGTGGTTGCCGCTTCCGGTGGTTATCCAGGGGAATACGCAAAAGGCCAAGTTATTACTGGGATTAAAGAGGCTGAGTCCGCCGGAGTGACTGTATTTCACGCAGGGACAAAATTAAACCAGCAACAACAAATAGTCACAGATGGGGGAAGAGTGTTAAATGTGACTGGCATCGGCAAAGATTTTCAGGAGGCGATCGCTCAAGCCTACACTGGGATCAAATCCCTGGAATTTGAGGGAATATATTACCGAAAAGATATCGGTCATCGAGTCCTGAACTAG